The bacterium BMS3Abin02 genome has a segment encoding these proteins:
- a CDS encoding HNH endonuclease, whose protein sequence is MPAASCDLDHRTPYADGGPTTVTNLVPLCRHDHHIRHDAGWTHKPLPDGDHHWTTKLGHTYTTSGTPP, encoded by the coding sequence ATGCCCGCCGCGAGCTGCGACCTCGACCACCGCACACCCTACGCCGACGGCGGCCCCACCACCGTCACGAACCTCGTCCCCCTCTGCCGCCACGACCACCACATCCGACACGACGCCGGATGGACCCACAAACCCCTCCCCGACGGCGACCACCACTGGACCACCAAACTCGGCCACACCTACACCACCAGCGGCACACCACCCTGA
- a CDS encoding beta-lactamase, protein MQRLVDTGRLTLDTPVAYWWPEFARGGKEGITVTDMLTHGARLPYPPGYAEIVTADGPEGWDRGDVQGGVPLVV, encoded by the coding sequence GTGCAGCGTCTGGTCGATACGGGGCGACTCACACTCGACACACCGGTGGCATATTGGTGGCCGGAGTTCGCCCGAGGCGGCAAGGAGGGGATCACGGTCACCGACATGCTCACCCACGGCGCCCGCTTGCCTTATCCGCCGGGCTACGCCGAGATCGTCACAGCCGACGGGCCCGAGGGGTGGGATCGTGGCGACGTTCAGGGTGGTGTGCCGCTGGTGGTGTAG